ATGACTCCAAGCACTTCTCGCTGGTCGTCAAGGACAGCACCTGCGAACTCAAGGAAGGCGAGAACCCGGACGCCCAGGTCACCCTGGTGATGGACGGCGAGACCCTGGACGGCATCGTCAGCGGCGAGACCGACGGCATGCAAGCCTTCATGGGCGGCAAGCTGCGCGCCGAAGGCGACATGATGCTGGCCATGAAACTGAGCGAGCTGTTCCCAGCCTAAGACCGCGCAAGGTCCGGCTGTACCCGAATCCCGCCCCTGTGGCGGGATTCGTCGTTTCTGGCTGCCGCAACCGCTCTGGCCCGTGCCTTTGCCCTGAATCAATACCGCTGGGCGGCTGGCATTTCAGGCGAGACGCTTGATTGATCTCGGTCAGTTCCCACCCCGCAACGCCCCTCTACTCTTGCGCCTTCCATCGCGGCCAGGGACGGCTCAGCCGGAGCCACCTGCCATACCGCCATCACTCACGGAAGAGTCTGCATTATGCGATCACTGAAGATCATCCTGCTGTCTACCGCCTTCAACGGCCTGACCCAACGCGCCTGGCTCGACCTGCGCCAGGCCGGCCACCGCCCCAGCGTGGTGCTGTTCACCAGCGAAGAAGAGGTCTGCCGGCAGATCGAAGAGGCCGAGGCCGACCTGGTGATCTGCCCGTTCCTCAAGGACCGGGTCCCCCAGCAACTGTGGAGCCATCCCAAGCGCCCGGTGGTGATCATCCACCCGGGTATCGTCGGCGACCGTGGGGCCAGCGCCCTGGACTGGGCCATCAGCAAGGAACTCAAGCGCTGGGGCGTCACCGCGTTGCAGGCGGTGGAAGAAATGGACGCCGGGCCGATCTGGTCGACCCACGAATTCAACCTGCCCGCCGGGCTGCGCAAGTCCGAGCTGTACAACGGCCTGGTGAGCGACGCGGCGATTCACTGTATCCGCGACGTGGTGGAGAAATTCCGCAACGGCTACACCCCCCAGCCCCTGGACTACGACAAACCCTCGGTCCTCGGGCGCCTGCAACCGAACATGAAGCAATCCGACCGCACCTTCAGCTGGCACGACAGCGCGCAATTCATCAAGCGCAGCATCGACGCCGCCGACGGCCAGCCCGGCGTCCTGGCCAGCCTCGCCGGCGGTCAGTACTACGTCTACGACGCCCACCTGGATTCACGTACCGGCATGCCCGGGCAACTGCTGGCGGTGCACGACGATGCAGTGCTGGTGGCCTGCGGCGATCACAGCCTGTGGATCGGCTACCTGCGCCTCAAGCCCCAGCCTGGCGAAGAAACCTTCAAGCGCCCCGCCCGCCACGTGCTCGGCGAGCGCCTGGCCGATGTCCCGGTGCTGGACTGGTCGGTGGCCAACAGCCCGTTTAGCACCGAGGCCTACCAACCTATCCGCTACCGCGAAACGGGCAAGGTCGGCGAACTGACCTTCGAGTTCTACAACGGCGCCATGAGCACCGAGCAGTGCCAACGCCTGGTCAGCGCCCTGCGTTGGGCCAAGGCCCGGGACACCCAGGTGCTGCTGGTACGCGGCGGCCGCGGTGCCTTCAGCAACGGCGTGCACCTCAACGTGATCCAGGCCGCCGAAGTACCGGGCCTGGAAGCCTGGGCCAATATCCAGGCCATCGACGACGTCTGCCTGGAACTGCTCACCGCCCGCCAACTGGTGGTCAGCGGCCTGACCGGCAATGCCGGCGCCGGCGGCCTGATGCTGGCCCTGGCCGCGGACGTGATCCTGGCCCGCGCCGACACCGTGTACAACCCCCACTACAAGAGCATGGGCCTGTACGGCTCCGAGTATTGGACCTACAGCCTGCCCCGCGCCGTCGGCCAGGCCATGGCCAAGCAGTTGACCGAAGCCTGCCTGCCCATCAGCGCCCTCCAGGCCCTGCAGATGGGCATGGTGCAGGAGATCGGCCCGCGCTGCCCGGACGAGTTCGGCCTGTGGTTGCTGCAACGGGCCAACGGCGTGCTCAACGACCCGCGCTACCAGCACCTGCGCCAGCGCAAGCTGGATGCCGACCCGCAACTGATGCAGCACTGCCGCAACGCCGAGCTGGAAGAGATGCACATGGACATGGTGCAGAACCGCAAGGGCTTCGCCGAGAAGTGCAGCAACTTCGTCTACAAGCGCAAGACCTGCTGCACCCCGGAGCGGTTGATCGAAGCCTGGGCGCTGCCGCAGCCCGCCACTTTGATCGTCCGATCAGCCTAGCCGTCGGATCTGCTCGTCCACTCACGCCACGCAGCCGCAAAGGCTGCGTGGCGTGCGGTCACATGAAACGCAACACAAACACCACCAGCAACAGCCAATGGTTCAGCGACTCTGATGCGCATTGAGCCCCATGATCTTGCGTAGCTATGCTAGCGTCTATCAACTTCCTTCTACCTGCTCAAAACTATGCCAACCCAAAACAAACTGCATTGGCTGCATCTGTCAGATATCCACTTTCATAAAAATACCGCCTGGTCCGATAACCACACCCACAGCAGGCTGCTGAGTTTCTTGGAGCGCAAGTTCCAAGCCAACGATCTGCCAAAGCCGCAGTTGATTTTCTGCACCGGCGATATCGCATTTGGGCAGACAGCGGATTGTCCAATGGCCGAGCAGTACCAGCCGGCAAAGCAGTTCTTCGATCAGTTGCTGGCTCTTTGCGGCCTGGAGCGGGATCGACTGTTCGTGGTACCCGGCAATCATGATGTGAACCGCAAGAAAGTACTCCAGGGCCAACAGCGTCACCTGTGGGAAATGGCCAAAAACCCCGTGCAGTACACCCGGGAAATCAGTTCCCGATTTGCCAGCCTGTCTGCAGAGTTCAAAGAGGACATGCGGCGAATGGAGGACTATGGCGTCTTTGTCGCCGAGTACCTGCCGCATCAGCATGATCCCGTGCGACACCTCTACGCGCGGCAGGTCACGGTGAATGGCATCAAGGTCGGAATTGCAGGCTTCAACTCCGCATGGAGCTGCTTCAACGACAGCGATAAAGGGCAGATGTGGCTGGGAGCAGAATGGCAGTTCAACCACATGCATGGAGCCCTGGAAGGCGCAGACCTGAAAATCGGTCTAATTCATCATCCCCGAGACTGGTTCAATCAGGCCGAAACCCAGATCATCAAACAGCGCAAGGCCCATGACTTCCAGTTCTGGTTGCATGGACATAGCCATAATCCCTGGCTCGAGCCTGGGCAACGGTTGATCAAGCTGGAAGCAGGCGCCATTGGTGCCGATACCGATGACCAGTTCGGCTTCAATCTTGTCAGTCTCGACCTGCAACAGGGCAGCGGAGTCGCCCATCTGTTCGAATACAAGAACGGCTGGAAGGTACAAACGGTTGCCGATATGGCGGAAGACGGGCATTGGCACTTCAAGCATTCGGCCCTGGTAGCTCCGAGCTCAGAGGTTTCGGACAGCACGGAAACGCCGCCATTGCCCACCCCGGAAAATCCTCCAGCTGAAGAAGCTCCAAAGCCGACGGAGTTATTCGGTCGTGACAAGCTGATCGCCAGTCTCACCACAGCACTCAAGGAAAAGCCTTGCATTGCGCTGCACGGTCTTAGTGGTAACGGCAAGACCACGCTGATTAAAGCACTGCACCGGCAAGCAGCATTTCAAAGAACCGTTTTTGTAGATATTCATTCAAGCCGTCAGATGACCGCCGGCGAACTGTTTCGTCGTTTGCTGGACGCACTGAGTAACCGACGTGAAGATCCACAGCCACCCAGTGGAAGCGTCGAGGAACAGGCGAAAGAGCTCAAACGACTGTATCCCCATGCCCAGACTGCGTTCATCTGGATCAATGGCGCCCATTTGCTGTTTGAAAATGCGCAATGGCGTAACCCACAGATTCACACGCTGCTAGCAGCCTTGAGGCAAGCCTTTCCTGACTGGCGGTGGGCCTATGAGCTCAGCGAAAAGCCGGAAGAAGGCAGCTTCGGTCGCGATTGCACGATACAGGAAATACCAGGACTCGACCGGGCAGGTCTCGCAGCCCTTCTGGCAGCCAGGGCTCCCAATGAAAAAAAAGCCGAATGGACTTATACCGGCAATAACTTGAAAGCGCTCTACCAGTGGCTAGGTGGCGGTCAAGGAGGCACCGCCCATACCTTGGCAATCGAATTGCTCGCCACAATCGCGATAGAAAGGAAAAGCTCGCCCTTGGCGGTCTACCAAAACCTTCGCCAGGAAGTCATCGAACGCCTGGATGAAAAGCTGCTGAGCATTATTCACGATGAAGTACTCAGTGGTGCCGAGCAGCAATTGCTGAAGGTACTAGCCCTCTACCGCAACTCAATTCCACAGGACCATGCCGACTATCTTGAAGACCGTCTTTGTATCAAAGACGCTTGGCAAAACTTGAGAAGGCGTGGCCTGCTTCCTCTCGACAACAACAAAGACCACTACCTTCATGGATTCATCGCCAGTTGGACGCGGCAAAAAAAAATGGCGATCAAAGACGCAGAGCTCACTCCCGACTACGCAGAAAACATTCCGGAGAATGTAGCGCAAATGCATCTATTGATCGCCCAATGCTGGCAACGTCAGATCGGTCGTCAGAAAGAGCAAATCAATTTCCAACGTGCCAATGAAACCTTTTACCACCTGCTATGTTGCAACGAACTGGGAAACATCGAGGAGTGGATCGATCACCTGGTCGGAAAGGATACAGGCTGGAGCAACGAAGCTCTTTGGGCCATCTACCACCGTCGTCGCAATGCCAATGAGTCGATTGAAAGGCAGCAGGAAGTCTTGCAGCTACTGACCAACATTCATCCTCGCGAACACATGGCACAGCGCTTCCTTGGCGAATGCCTGCAGAAGACCAAGGGCAAAAGCTGCAACGAAGCCTTACAGGCTTTCGAACGTGCGCTGGAGCTCAGCCCACAATTCCCGCCCTATCTGGCCAATCTCGGCAAACTCCTTCTGGGTCGAGGCAAAAGTGGCGCTGAGGAGTTCCTGCGACGCCTTGAGGAGCACCAAGAAGCCTACCCGGAAGCAATCGACCACCACGTTCAGTCCATCCAGAATCGCTGCCAGCAGCTGGTAGGGGATGAGAATGAGGCAGCACTTCAACGCCGCCAAGCCATAAACAATGGCAGCAAAAACCCAGCTTTCTACAACGAAGAAGCCAGATACCAGTTGGAACAATGCAATGATGCCAACGAGGCACTGCGCCTATTGGATCTTGCCGACAAACACCAGTGCTCCAACGATTACAGCATTACCCTTCGGGGCAAAGTGCTAGAGAAACTAGATCGTGCCGCAGAAGCCTCCGATCAACGTCGTCAGGTTATCGACAGTGGCAGCAAGAACACCGTGATCTATAACGACGAAGCCCAATACCAATTGGACCAATGCAATGACGCTGAAGAAGCTCTGCGCATTTTGGATCTTGCTAACAAACACCAGTGCATCCCTGATAACTACATCGAGAACATTCGTGGCAAGGTGCTTGAGAAATTGAATCGTGGCACAGAAGCTTCCTCGTTACGAATGACCAGAATCAAAGCAGGCACTCGCGATCCGGTGCTATACGCAGATGAAGCGAGCTACCAAATGGAGAAGCTGAACAATCCTGAGGAAGCCCTACGTCTGCTGGATCTAGCTTGCATGCACAACTGCGACAATCACGTCACTCAGAACATTCGGCGCACAGCATTGCTGCGTAAAAATCAGCGCTGAAGCAGCAACGCCACCAGCGCCGTCCAGCCGGTCTGGTGGCTAGCCCCCAGGCCGCGCCCGGTTTCGCCATGGAAGTATTCATGGAATAGCACCAGCTCGCGGTCCTCGGCCTCCACCTGCAACTGCGGGTAGCCGCTCATGGACGGCCTGCACCCGTCCTCGTCCAGCAGAAACAGTCGCGTCAGGCGCTGGCTCAAGCCGTCGGCCACTTCCTCCAGGGACGCCAGATACCCGGAGCCCCGCGGGTACTCCACCGAGAAGTTGACGTCGTAATAGCGGTGAAACTCGCGCAGGGATTCGATCAGCATGTAGTTGATCGGCATCCACAACGGCCCGCGCCAGTTGGAGTTGCCGCCGTACAACCGTGAATCGGACTCCGCCGGCTCGTAGCGGGCGCACAACTGCTTGCCGTCCACCTGCATGGCGAACGGCTGCTCGAAGGCCTTGGACAGGGAGCGGATACCGAAGTCCGAGAGGAACTCGCTTTCATCGAGCATGCGCTTGAGCAGGTCCTTGGTGCGTTCGCCGCGCAACAGCGCCAGGAGCATGCGGTTGCCCTTGCCCGGCTCGTACCAGCGCGACACCAGGCTCGCCAGGTCCGGACGATGATGCAAAAAACCCAGCAGACGTTGAGCCAGTCCCGGCAGGTTCTGGTGCTCGTGCTGCTCCAGCACCTGCACCGCGAACAGCGGCATCAGGCCGACAATGGAGCGCAGGCGCAGGGGTTCGTTGTCGCCGTCGGGCCGGTGCAGCACGTCGTAGAAAAACTGGTCCTGTTCATCCCACAACCCTTCGGCGCTTTCATCCACCCGGTTGATGGCACCGGCGATATACAGGAAGTGCTCGAAGAACTTCACCGCAATGTCCACGTACACCCCATTGCGCTTGGCCAGCTCCAGGGCGATGCGCATCAGGTCCAGGGCATAGGCCGCGACCCAGGCCGTACCGTCGGCCTGATCCAGGGTGAAGCCATCAGGCAACGGTGCGGAACGATCGAACAGGGCAATATTGTCCAGGCCGAGAAAGCCGCCCTGGAACAGGTTGCGACCCTCGGCGTCCTTGCGGTTGACCCACCAGGAAAAATTCAGCAGCAACTTGTGGAAAATGCGTTCGAGAAAATCCAGGTCACCCACGCCAGTCAGGGACTTTTCCTGCTGATAGACCCGCCAGCAGGCCCAGGCGTGTACCGGCGGATTGGCGTCGTCGAAGCGCCACTCGTAGGCCGGCAACTGACCGTTGGGGTGCATGAAGCGGTCTTTCACCAGCAGCAATAACTGCTGCTTGGCAAAGCCGGGATCGATCAGGGCAAAGGCCACTGCCTGGAACCCCAGATCCCAGGAGGCATACCAGGGGTACTCCCAGGTATCGGGCATGGAAACGATGTCGCAGTTGGACAGATGGCGCCAATGGGTATTGCGCAGGTGCTCGCGCTCCGTCGGCGGTGCCGGCTGCCCGGGATCACCATCGAGCCACTGGTTGACGTCGAAGTAATACAGCTGCTTGGACCACAGCAGCCCGGCCAGGGCCTGACGCTGCACGTTGCGCGCATCAGCGCTTTCTATGCCCTGCTGCAGCGCCGCGTAGAACTCATCGGCCTCGCGCCGGCGCTGCTCGAACAGGTGGCGGGCGCTGACCGGTTCGCTACCGGCCGGGGCAAAGCGCAGGAACAGGCGCTTGCTCTCGCCGCCCGCCAGATCCAGGACGAAGTGCGCCGCCACCCGGGTGCCGCCATCGAAACTCACCGCACTGGCCTGTCCATCCACCAGGTAGTCGTTGAAACCATCCTTGAACGGCCCGGGTGACGCCAGCCCGTCCAGCTTGGGGAAATTGCTGTCGTTGTTGCAGAACAGCCACTGGCAGGGCTCGGCCCCCCAGGCGGTGATCTGCCGCTCGGGCAGTTGCCCATGCCGCGCCAGCACCTTGTCGCCCTCCAGGCGCAGGCTCGGCCGCGGTGCGTCGCCGCCCCAGCTCCAGGTGTTGCGCGCCCAGACCTGGGGCAGCACCCGCAGCCGCGCCGGCTGGTGGAAGCGGTTGTGCACGGTGATGAGCATGAAAATGTCATCGGCCGTGTGCTTGGCGTATTCCACCGTCACATCGAAGTAGCGGTTGTCCTCGAAGACCCCGGTATCGAGGATCTCGTACTCGGTGTCGTTCAGGCCGCGACGGGCGTTTTCCGCCACCAGGTCGGCATAGGGGAAAGCCGCCTGGGGGTACTTGTAGAGCATGCGCATATAGGCATGGCTGGGCACGCCGTCGAGGTAGAAGTACAGCTCCTTGACGTCCTCGCCATGATTGCCCTCGGCGTTGTTCAGGCCGAACAGACGCTCCTTGAGAATGCTGTCGTGTTCATTCCACAGCGCCAGCCCCAGGCACCAGTGCTGGGCCTTGTCGGAGAACCCGGCCAGCCCGTCCTCGCCCCAGCGGTAGGCGCGGCTGCGGGCATGTTCGTGGGGGAAGTAGCTCCAGGCATCGCCATCGGCGCTGTAATCCTCGCGCACCGTGCCCCACTGCCGTTCACTCAGGTACGGCCCCCACTGGCGCCAGTGCTCGCCCTCACTGCCTTGCAGGCGCCGGCCCTCAACCGTATCGAGAATGCTGGTGGTGGATTTTGCCGGCATCGGGGAGTGTCCTTGACCATGGAGGTGACTTGCAGTGTAGGAGCAGCCCGTCTCGCTGCCCCGTGACAAATGTTTCACGGTACGAAGGCCCGAGGTGCCTAAAAACCCACGAGGCATCCGGGCCAGAGCCATTACGGCTAAATTTTTCGCCCCTGGCTCGTTATAATCGGCAACCCTTTTATGGCAATGCGGATTCAATGATGTTCAGTTGCAAAGCGTTTTTCCCGGGCGCACTGCTCGCGGCAGCCTTCTCGACCCAGGCTGAAGGCCTTGACCTGAGCTACCCGCAGCCCCCGTTACCGGCCACCCCCATCCAGACCCCGGCGCCCCAGAGCGACATGCCCACCTTCAAACTGCAATTCAAGCCAGGCATCAGCTACGAGCACCATTGCAGCGGCCAATGCACCTACGAAACCAATATCGACCAGTTGCACGACCGCGAAACCCGCCACAGTTCAATCATCGACTTCGACTGAGCCCGGCCATTAAACCTGCGACGCGCTTGATCCACACTCGCGCTCCTGAGTCCTACAGCAAACTCAGGAAGTCCTGCCCTGCCGGCGAAGTGGCCCGCAGCCTTGTGCAAGCCTTGCGACCGCCTTCGCTGGCAAGCCAGCTCCTACACAAGCGTCCGGCATCGCGCAAAATTCCGTAGGGACCGGCCTGCAGGCGAAGAGGCCCTGAGGCCTTGTGCAAACCTTGAAGCCAGCTCCTGCGGGTTTCGTGAGGGTTGGACGGGGGTGGAGGCCGCTCGGTTATCCAGCTACGACCCCTCAACACCAAAAACGACACCCCCTGACCCCAGGCGGTTGACGCGCCGCCCTCATCTCTATTTATTACTATTTATCCGCATTAATACGATAAATAGCCGCCCATGCTGAAACGCCCCGTTCGCCGCAAACGCCAGAAGCTTTCCGACGTGATTGTCGAGTCGGTGAAGCGTTCCATCGTCACCGATGCCCTGCGCCCCGGGGATCGCTTGCCCACCGAGAAGGAGCTGATGGAAAGCTTCCAATGCTCCAAGGGCTCGGCCCGGGAGGCGCTCAAGGCGCTGGAG
The DNA window shown above is from Pseudomonas protegens CHA0 and carries:
- a CDS encoding SCP2 sterol-binding domain-containing protein, with translation MTSVADAVQAMQAKFNPAAAAGLDLVFGFRIDDSKHFSLVVKDSTCELKEGENPDAQVTLVMDGETLDGIVSGETDGMQAFMGGKLRAEGDMMLAMKLSELFPA
- a CDS encoding hydrogenase maturation protein, encoding MRSLKIILLSTAFNGLTQRAWLDLRQAGHRPSVVLFTSEEEVCRQIEEAEADLVICPFLKDRVPQQLWSHPKRPVVIIHPGIVGDRGASALDWAISKELKRWGVTALQAVEEMDAGPIWSTHEFNLPAGLRKSELYNGLVSDAAIHCIRDVVEKFRNGYTPQPLDYDKPSVLGRLQPNMKQSDRTFSWHDSAQFIKRSIDAADGQPGVLASLAGGQYYVYDAHLDSRTGMPGQLLAVHDDAVLVACGDHSLWIGYLRLKPQPGEETFKRPARHVLGERLADVPVLDWSVANSPFSTEAYQPIRYRETGKVGELTFEFYNGAMSTEQCQRLVSALRWAKARDTQVLLVRGGRGAFSNGVHLNVIQAAEVPGLEAWANIQAIDDVCLELLTARQLVVSGLTGNAGAGGLMLALAADVILARADTVYNPHYKSMGLYGSEYWTYSLPRAVGQAMAKQLTEACLPISALQALQMGMVQEIGPRCPDEFGLWLLQRANGVLNDPRYQHLRQRKLDADPQLMQHCRNAELEEMHMDMVQNRKGFAEKCSNFVYKRKTCCTPERLIEAWALPQPATLIVRSA
- a CDS encoding AAA family ATPase, yielding MPTQNKLHWLHLSDIHFHKNTAWSDNHTHSRLLSFLERKFQANDLPKPQLIFCTGDIAFGQTADCPMAEQYQPAKQFFDQLLALCGLERDRLFVVPGNHDVNRKKVLQGQQRHLWEMAKNPVQYTREISSRFASLSAEFKEDMRRMEDYGVFVAEYLPHQHDPVRHLYARQVTVNGIKVGIAGFNSAWSCFNDSDKGQMWLGAEWQFNHMHGALEGADLKIGLIHHPRDWFNQAETQIIKQRKAHDFQFWLHGHSHNPWLEPGQRLIKLEAGAIGADTDDQFGFNLVSLDLQQGSGVAHLFEYKNGWKVQTVADMAEDGHWHFKHSALVAPSSEVSDSTETPPLPTPENPPAEEAPKPTELFGRDKLIASLTTALKEKPCIALHGLSGNGKTTLIKALHRQAAFQRTVFVDIHSSRQMTAGELFRRLLDALSNRREDPQPPSGSVEEQAKELKRLYPHAQTAFIWINGAHLLFENAQWRNPQIHTLLAALRQAFPDWRWAYELSEKPEEGSFGRDCTIQEIPGLDRAGLAALLAARAPNEKKAEWTYTGNNLKALYQWLGGGQGGTAHTLAIELLATIAIERKSSPLAVYQNLRQEVIERLDEKLLSIIHDEVLSGAEQQLLKVLALYRNSIPQDHADYLEDRLCIKDAWQNLRRRGLLPLDNNKDHYLHGFIASWTRQKKMAIKDAELTPDYAENIPENVAQMHLLIAQCWQRQIGRQKEQINFQRANETFYHLLCCNELGNIEEWIDHLVGKDTGWSNEALWAIYHRRRNANESIERQQEVLQLLTNIHPREHMAQRFLGECLQKTKGKSCNEALQAFERALELSPQFPPYLANLGKLLLGRGKSGAEEFLRRLEEHQEAYPEAIDHHVQSIQNRCQQLVGDENEAALQRRQAINNGSKNPAFYNEEARYQLEQCNDANEALRLLDLADKHQCSNDYSITLRGKVLEKLDRAAEASDQRRQVIDSGSKNTVIYNDEAQYQLDQCNDAEEALRILDLANKHQCIPDNYIENIRGKVLEKLNRGTEASSLRMTRIKAGTRDPVLYADEASYQMEKLNNPEEALRLLDLACMHNCDNHVTQNIRRTALLRKNQR
- a CDS encoding MGH1-like glycoside hydrolase domain-containing protein, whose product is MPAKSTTSILDTVEGRRLQGSEGEHWRQWGPYLSERQWGTVREDYSADGDAWSYFPHEHARSRAYRWGEDGLAGFSDKAQHWCLGLALWNEHDSILKERLFGLNNAEGNHGEDVKELYFYLDGVPSHAYMRMLYKYPQAAFPYADLVAENARRGLNDTEYEILDTGVFEDNRYFDVTVEYAKHTADDIFMLITVHNRFHQPARLRVLPQVWARNTWSWGGDAPRPSLRLEGDKVLARHGQLPERQITAWGAEPCQWLFCNNDSNFPKLDGLASPGPFKDGFNDYLVDGQASAVSFDGGTRVAAHFVLDLAGGESKRLFLRFAPAGSEPVSARHLFEQRRREADEFYAALQQGIESADARNVQRQALAGLLWSKQLYYFDVNQWLDGDPGQPAPPTEREHLRNTHWRHLSNCDIVSMPDTWEYPWYASWDLGFQAVAFALIDPGFAKQQLLLLVKDRFMHPNGQLPAYEWRFDDANPPVHAWACWRVYQQEKSLTGVGDLDFLERIFHKLLLNFSWWVNRKDAEGRNLFQGGFLGLDNIALFDRSAPLPDGFTLDQADGTAWVAAYALDLMRIALELAKRNGVYVDIAVKFFEHFLYIAGAINRVDESAEGLWDEQDQFFYDVLHRPDGDNEPLRLRSIVGLMPLFAVQVLEQHEHQNLPGLAQRLLGFLHHRPDLASLVSRWYEPGKGNRMLLALLRGERTKDLLKRMLDESEFLSDFGIRSLSKAFEQPFAMQVDGKQLCARYEPAESDSRLYGGNSNWRGPLWMPINYMLIESLREFHRYYDVNFSVEYPRGSGYLASLEEVADGLSQRLTRLFLLDEDGCRPSMSGYPQLQVEAEDRELVLFHEYFHGETGRGLGASHQTGWTALVALLLQR